The bacterium CG_4_10_14_0_2_um_filter_33_32 genome includes a window with the following:
- a CDS encoding UDP-N-acetylmuramoyl-L-alanyl-D-glutamate--2,6-diaminopimelate ligase, giving the protein MTLKSTIRKYVPENIISVYHYTLASLASLIYGNPSKDMVVIGITGTKGKTSTANFIWSALNNSGLKTGLIGTANIRIGDKESMNEYHMTMPGRFKLQNLMSQMVKDGCKYCVMEVTSEGIKQWRHKGIIFDTVIFTNLTPEHLPSHGGSFENYKKAKGKLFESLSQNQHKIIDGRKINKTIIVNKDSEHSDYFLSFKADKKITYAINNPADFVAKEIANNYTGVDFKIDSTVFSLSILGTFNVYNALPAVIVAKEAGFRDELIQEGLKNLNLIPGRMEKIEEGQNFTVIVDYAHEKQSMNAVLDTAKEIVKETSNKIIVLLGAEGGGRDKSKRPLMGEIAAKKADYVVVSNVDPYEDDPKEILEDIARASENHDKKRDENLFVVEDRREGIKKALSLASKNDIVIITGKGAEQSIYIGGKSYPWDDRKVVREELGNML; this is encoded by the coding sequence ATGACTTTAAAATCAACAATTAGAAAATATGTTCCGGAAAATATTATTTCTGTCTATCATTACACACTAGCTTCATTGGCTAGTCTTATTTACGGTAATCCGTCTAAAGATATGGTTGTGATAGGTATAACCGGAACTAAAGGTAAAACCTCTACAGCTAATTTTATTTGGTCAGCGCTTAACAACTCTGGTTTGAAGACGGGCCTTATTGGTACAGCCAATATAAGAATAGGTGATAAAGAATCCATGAATGAATATCACATGACCATGCCCGGAAGATTCAAATTGCAAAATCTTATGTCACAAATGGTTAAAGATGGATGTAAATATTGCGTTATGGAGGTAACCTCCGAAGGTATTAAGCAGTGGAGACATAAAGGAATTATATTTGATACCGTTATTTTTACTAATTTAACTCCAGAGCATTTGCCTTCTCATGGCGGGAGTTTTGAAAATTATAAAAAAGCAAAAGGCAAGCTATTTGAAAGCTTGAGCCAAAATCAACACAAGATTATTGATGGCAGAAAGATTAATAAAACAATAATTGTTAATAAAGATAGCGAGCATAGTGATTATTTTCTAAGTTTTAAAGCTGATAAAAAAATTACTTATGCAATAAATAATCCAGCTGATTTTGTTGCAAAAGAAATTGCTAATAATTATACAGGCGTAGATTTTAAAATAGATTCTACTGTTTTTAGTTTAAGTATTCTAGGTACTTTTAATGTTTATAATGCTTTGCCGGCTGTTATAGTAGCTAAAGAAGCAGGGTTTAGAGATGAATTAATTCAAGAAGGATTAAAGAATTTAAATCTTATACCTGGTAGAATGGAAAAAATAGAAGAAGGTCAGAATTTTACCGTAATAGTGGATTATGCTCATGAAAAACAAAGTATGAATGCTGTTCTTGATACAGCCAAAGAAATTGTTAAGGAAACATCAAACAAAATTATTGTTTTGTTGGGTGCAGAGGGTGGAGGAAGAGATAAATCAAAAAGACCTCTCATGGGAGAGATTGCTGCCAAAAAAGCAGATTACGTTGTTGTCAGTAACGTTGATCCTTACGAAGACGATCCAAAGGAAATTTTAGAAGATATTGCAAGAGCAAGCGAAAATCATGACAAAAAAAGAGACGAGAATTTATTTGTTGTAGAAGATCGGAGAGAAGGAATAAAAAAAGCTCTCTCGTTGGCATCTAAAAACGACATAGTAATCATAACAGGTAAAGGCGCTGAACAGTCGATCTATATAGGCGGCAAAAGTTATCCTTGGGACGATAGGAAAGTTGTTAGAGAAGAATTAGGTAATATGTTATAA